The Pseudomonas aeruginosa genome includes the window GGCCGGCACCACCAGGATTCCGGCACGCAGGCCGTTCTTCACCCGTGGATTGGGGAAGATGATGCGCGCGCCGACCTCGTCCACCACCCAGCGCGTGCCGCCGATATCCTCGGCCAACAGGTAGCCCGGCGAGAGTTCGGTGAAGTTGGCCACGTCGTCGTCGAGGTGCAGGCGGAAGTGGTCGCTGTGCTTGATCACCTCGCGCGACACGCTGAACAGCTTGAGGCCGTCGAGCCGGGAGCCGTCCGGCTGTTCCTCGCTGCCGTCGATCAGCAGCTCCAGGCTCCGCTCCAGGCGCTCCAGGTTGACCTCCTGGTTCTCTCCGAACGGACGTGCCTTGCCCAGTTCCAGGGTAAAGGCCTCGGCGCCGAGCTGGCCGTAGGTGTAGGCGCTGAAGGTGATGCCCGGCTTGTTCTGCAACAGCACCGCCTCGATGCCGGCGTCGCGCAGGCGGGCCAGTTCGCTGCGGGAATGCTGGCGGCCCTCGGCCCAGGGGTAGAGGGCGAACTGCTCGATCTTCGAGCCGCGGATCGCGGTATGCAGGTCGTAGTGCAGGTGGACTCGCTCGGTCTTGCTGAAGAACACCTGGGCCAGGCGCTCCAGCTCGGCGGCACGGAAGGCCTCGTTGCCACTGCCCTCCTCGTGGCGACCGTTGAACAGGCGGTTCATGTCCTGTTCGACGTAGCGCTCGCCGCGGCGGATGGCTTCGGGGTTGCCGAACAGGAAGAGGACCCTGGCGGCAGGCTTGAGGGTGCCAGCGGCGACCTTGCGGATCAGCCGTTCGAGCAGTTCGATGGGCGCGGTCTCGTTGCCGTGGATACCGGCCGAGAGCA containing:
- the astE gene encoding succinylglutamate desuccinylase, with protein sequence MLALGKLLDLTLAGREPTEKIQLTADGTRLHWLAEGALEVTPIGARDNGVDLLLSAGIHGNETAPIELLERLIRKVAAGTLKPAARVLFLFGNPEAIRRGERYVEQDMNRLFNGRHEEGSGNEAFRAAELERLAQVFFSKTERVHLHYDLHTAIRGSKIEQFALYPWAEGRQHSRSELARLRDAGIEAVLLQNKPGITFSAYTYGQLGAEAFTLELGKARPFGENQEVNLERLERSLELLIDGSEEQPDGSRLDGLKLFSVSREVIKHSDHFRLHLDDDVANFTELSPGYLLAEDIGGTRWVVDEVGARIIFPNPRVKNGLRAGILVVPAKL